In a genomic window of Mucilaginibacter sp. KACC 22063:
- a CDS encoding RNA polymerase sigma factor, which produces MQKNHGIADDILISQCKKGSLKHQELLYKQFYGYAMGISLRYSFSRDDALEVVNDAFIKVFNAIGNYDSSKAFKGWLRTIVVNTAIDRRRKDMKHQFTTEIDDSLPLPSSQTTVDRLNVNDILKIMDALPAVQRAIFNLYEIDGYNHEEIAVMLDIPASSSRVYLSRAKEKLRNLINTEAQQHER; this is translated from the coding sequence ATGCAGAAAAACCATGGCATTGCTGATGATATACTGATCAGTCAATGTAAAAAAGGCAGCCTGAAGCACCAGGAATTGCTATATAAGCAGTTCTATGGCTACGCTATGGGTATAAGTCTGCGTTACAGCTTTAGCCGCGACGATGCATTGGAAGTGGTGAACGATGCCTTTATTAAAGTATTTAATGCCATTGGTAACTATGATAGCAGCAAGGCATTTAAAGGCTGGTTGCGCACAATAGTTGTGAACACAGCTATTGACCGCCGCCGCAAGGACATGAAACATCAGTTTACCACAGAGATAGATGATTCGTTACCCTTGCCAAGTTCGCAAACTACGGTTGACAGGTTAAACGTAAATGATATTTTAAAAATAATGGATGCTCTGCCTGCTGTACAACGTGCCATTTTTAACTTGTACGAGATTGATGGTTACAACCACGAAGAGATTGCCGTAATGCTGGATATACCGGCAAGTTCGTCGAGGGTGTACCTGAGCAGGGCAAAAGAAAAACTTAGAAATTTAATAAATACCGAAGCGCAGCAACATGAACGATAA
- a CDS encoding ABC transporter permease, whose amino-acid sequence MSFSSFIAGRITFKTKRTFSKLIVRIAIIGIMLGLGVMILSVAVVNGFKQEIQTKIRGFSGDMQVIKYDNNNSYENSPFKNDPEFLARADKAGYISKVMPFATKPGIIRANDEIEGVVMKGVDKTYDWSFFKSVMESGTVINFADSVAASKQILISKYTANRLKLKTGDDFIMYFVQEPLRKRKFTIAGIFDSGVDEVDKTFVVADLAIIKRLNNWKPDDIGGYEIRVNNFDKLAIYAQSVTQILPINLRSYTVNETYPTIFEWLSLLDVNAQVMLVLMLLVAVINMISALLIMILERTTMIGMFKAFGATNWAIQKVFLYNATYLVGIGLVLGNLFSLGLGWFQYSTHFFKLDQASYYMKFVPIKFTLPDILILNAGTLVICMLVLIIPSMLVSRITPVRAIRFK is encoded by the coding sequence TTGAGTTTTTCTTCATTCATAGCAGGCCGCATTACGTTTAAAACTAAACGTACATTCTCTAAGCTGATTGTGCGTATAGCGATTATCGGTATTATGCTGGGCCTTGGGGTGATGATACTTTCTGTAGCTGTAGTTAATGGGTTCAAGCAGGAGATACAGACAAAGATCAGGGGATTTTCTGGCGATATGCAGGTGATCAAATATGATAACAACAACTCTTACGAAAACTCACCTTTTAAAAATGACCCGGAATTTTTAGCACGCGCTGACAAGGCTGGATACATTAGTAAAGTAATGCCTTTTGCCACAAAGCCTGGGATTATTAGGGCTAATGATGAGATAGAGGGCGTAGTGATGAAGGGCGTTGATAAAACCTACGACTGGTCGTTTTTTAAATCAGTGATGGAAAGCGGTACTGTTATCAATTTTGCCGATTCTGTTGCTGCATCTAAGCAGATACTAATATCAAAATATACCGCTAACCGCCTAAAGCTTAAAACAGGTGACGATTTCATCATGTACTTTGTACAGGAGCCTTTACGCAAGCGTAAGTTTACTATTGCCGGCATATTTGACAGTGGCGTTGACGAGGTTGATAAAACATTTGTGGTTGCAGACTTAGCCATTATTAAACGTTTAAACAACTGGAAACCAGACGATATTGGCGGATACGAAATACGCGTAAACAACTTTGATAAACTTGCCATATATGCGCAGTCTGTTACCCAGATACTGCCCATTAATTTACGGTCATACACCGTTAACGAAACTTATCCCACCATTTTTGAATGGCTTAGTCTATTAGACGTTAATGCACAGGTAATGCTGGTACTGATGTTGCTGGTAGCTGTAATAAATATGATATCGGCATTGCTGATTATGATCCTGGAACGTACTACGATGATCGGCATGTTCAAAGCATTTGGTGCAACTAACTGGGCCATACAGAAAGTTTTTCTCTATAACGCCACTTACCTGGTTGGCATAGGCTTGGTTTTAGGAAATCTGTTTAGCCTTGGTTTGGGCTGGTTTCAATACAGCACGCACTTTTTTAAGCTTGACCAAGCGTCTTACTATATGAAGTTTGTGCCGATAAAGTTTACCTTACCCGATATATTAATTCTGAATGCAGGTACGCTGGTAATCTGTATGCTCGTGCTGATTATTCCGTCAATGCTGGTAAGCCGCATTACACCGGTACGTGCGATCAGGTTTAAGTAG
- a CDS encoding exo-beta-N-acetylmuramidase NamZ family protein codes for MKIPVKFLLALGIITNVACAQKINPKTRTTLKYDSPEFKSVPVTGADQTNLYVPYLKGKKVGMVVNQTSVIGKKLTPSPDSLLKLGITIKKIFGPEHGFRGNASNGATVGNEIDAKTGVPVVSLYGSKHYKPTDEDLQGIDEMVFDMQDVGVRFYTYISTLHYVMEACAEHNIELLILDRPNPNGFYVDGPVLDTGIHAFVAMHPVPIVHGMTLGEYAQMINGQGWLKNHVKCKLKIIKVANYTHDTPYELPVHPSPNLNTQQSILLYPGICLFEGTTLSLGRGTSFPFTVVGSPALKGIYPFSFKPVSIPGVSDNPPLKDQVCYGIDYCNFDTNEIRKNGKLNIDWLISMYKAYPDKAHFFNGYFTRLAGTENLRKQLEAGKSEQEIRQSWEPALSNYKQMRQKYLLYK; via the coding sequence ATGAAAATACCCGTTAAATTTTTGCTTGCGCTTGGTATTATTACCAATGTTGCCTGCGCTCAAAAAATCAATCCAAAAACAAGGACGACTTTAAAATATGATTCGCCGGAGTTTAAGTCTGTACCTGTAACCGGCGCCGATCAAACTAACCTGTACGTGCCCTACCTAAAAGGTAAAAAGGTGGGCATGGTAGTTAACCAAACATCGGTTATCGGTAAAAAGCTTACACCAAGCCCGGATAGCCTTTTAAAGCTGGGTATTACCATCAAGAAGATTTTCGGGCCCGAGCATGGTTTTAGGGGCAATGCCAGCAATGGCGCTACCGTAGGGAATGAAATTGATGCAAAAACAGGTGTGCCCGTGGTTTCGCTTTATGGCAGTAAACACTATAAACCAACCGACGAAGATTTACAGGGCATTGATGAAATGGTATTTGACATGCAGGATGTAGGCGTACGTTTTTACACCTATATATCAACCTTACATTACGTAATGGAAGCCTGTGCCGAGCATAACATTGAACTGTTAATACTCGACCGACCTAACCCTAACGGCTTTTATGTTGACGGACCGGTTTTAGATACCGGCATACATGCTTTTGTAGCGATGCACCCTGTACCCATCGTACACGGCATGACACTGGGCGAATATGCGCAAATGATAAACGGACAAGGCTGGCTGAAAAATCATGTAAAATGTAAACTTAAAATTATTAAGGTAGCTAACTATACACATGATACGCCATATGAGCTACCTGTACATCCGTCGCCTAACTTAAACACTCAGCAATCTATCTTGTTATATCCCGGTATTTGTTTGTTTGAAGGTACAACGCTTAGCCTTGGTCGTGGCACAAGTTTTCCGTTCACGGTTGTTGGCAGCCCTGCTTTAAAAGGCATTTATCCGTTTTCGTTTAAACCGGTAAGCATACCGGGTGTAAGCGATAACCCTCCTTTGAAAGACCAGGTTTGCTACGGCATTGATTATTGCAATTTCGATACTAATGAGATCAGAAAAAACGGCAAACTTAACATAGACTGGTTGATAAGCATGTATAAGGCATACCCGGATAAAGCGCATTTCTTTAATGGCTACTTTACCAGGCTTGCCGGTACAGAGAATTTGCGTAAACAACTTGAAGCCGGTAAGTCTGAACAGGAAATACGCCAGAGCTGGGAACCGGCACTAAGCAATTACAAGCAAATGCGCCAAAAATATTTATTGTATAAATAG
- the fmt gene encoding methionyl-tRNA formyltransferase gives MRIVFMGTPEFAVASLEALIDAGCEVVGVVTAPDKPAGRGQVLSESAVKKFAVANHIKVLQPEKLKDPAFIESLRALRADLQVVVAFRMLPEVVWNMPPLGTINLHASLLPQYRGAAPINWAVINGEKESGVTTFLLKHEIDTGNVLFTEKVTIPEDFTAGDLHDKLMNKGAGLLVKTVKAVESGKYTEQPQAQLAEGVSLKHAPKIFKDDCRIDWNNQVEQIYNRIRGLSPYPTAFTTLNGKTLKIFKAEKESGEVNDAPGSYSTDGKTYLKFAGTDGYVSLTDLQLEGKKRMGVEEFLRGYKVQ, from the coding sequence ATGAGGATAGTTTTTATGGGCACGCCCGAGTTTGCGGTTGCCTCTTTAGAAGCACTGATTGATGCAGGTTGCGAAGTTGTTGGCGTTGTAACCGCGCCCGATAAACCGGCAGGCCGAGGCCAGGTACTGTCAGAGTCTGCTGTTAAAAAGTTTGCCGTTGCCAATCACATCAAAGTTTTGCAGCCCGAAAAGCTGAAAGATCCTGCATTTATAGAAAGCTTACGTGCGCTACGTGCAGATTTACAGGTAGTGGTTGCATTCAGGATGCTGCCCGAAGTTGTTTGGAACATGCCGCCGCTGGGTACCATTAACCTGCATGCTTCTTTACTGCCGCAGTACCGCGGTGCGGCACCTATTAACTGGGCTGTAATTAATGGCGAGAAAGAAAGCGGTGTTACCACCTTTTTGCTAAAGCACGAAATTGATACAGGCAATGTTTTGTTTACTGAGAAAGTAACCATTCCTGAAGATTTTACTGCTGGCGACCTGCACGATAAACTAATGAACAAAGGTGCAGGCCTATTGGTAAAAACGGTAAAAGCAGTGGAAAGCGGTAAATACACAGAGCAGCCACAGGCACAGTTGGCAGAAGGTGTGTCGCTGAAACATGCCCCTAAAATATTTAAAGACGATTGCCGTATAGACTGGAACAATCAGGTTGAACAAATTTATAACCGCATCCGCGGATTAAGTCCATACCCCACTGCATTTACAACGCTTAACGGTAAAACACTTAAAATCTTCAAGGCCGAAAAAGAATCGGGTGAGGTCAATGATGCGCCCGGTAGCTACAGTACCGACGGTAAAACTTACCTGAAATTTGCAGGGACAGATGGCTATGTCAGCTTAACCGACTTGCAGCTGGAAGGCAAAAAGCGGATGGGAGTAGAGGAGTTTTTAAGAGGATATAAAGTTCAATAA
- a CDS encoding DUF3050 domain-containing protein: MTEIENPKYLCRRNFIVMTQIHPRILALKNAITPLREQLIAHPLYAQITSLEDLHVFMQHHVFAVWDFMSLLKALQRALTCVEVPWMPIGSANTRYLINEIVTGEESDVDEQGNRSSHFELYLKTMEQAGADHTAMHDLLAALQNKQTINEVLLTIDMPQAAKSFVQHTFNVIATNKPHIEAAVFTFGREDLIPGMFISMVKEINKQFPGKVDQFLYYLERHIEVDGDHHSQLAYQMTAELCGDDENKWAEAEQAVKEALQQRINLWNGISEAIGTLV, encoded by the coding sequence ATGACAGAGATAGAAAATCCGAAGTACCTTTGCCGCCGTAATTTTATTGTTATGACACAGATCCACCCACGCATTTTAGCCCTTAAAAACGCAATTACACCTTTACGCGAACAGTTAATAGCACACCCGCTTTATGCTCAGATTACATCGCTCGAAGATTTACACGTTTTTATGCAGCATCACGTATTTGCCGTGTGGGATTTTATGTCGTTGCTTAAAGCCTTACAGCGCGCGCTTACTTGCGTTGAAGTACCCTGGATGCCTATAGGTAGTGCCAACACACGCTACCTGATCAATGAAATAGTAACCGGGGAAGAAAGCGATGTTGACGAGCAAGGCAATCGCAGCAGCCATTTTGAGCTTTATCTTAAAACAATGGAACAAGCCGGTGCTGACCATACCGCCATGCATGACTTGCTGGCTGCTTTACAAAATAAACAGACAATAAATGAGGTTTTGCTAACTATTGACATGCCACAGGCAGCAAAAAGCTTTGTGCAGCATACTTTTAATGTTATAGCTACCAACAAACCACATATAGAAGCGGCTGTATTTACTTTCGGGCGCGAAGATCTGATCCCCGGCATGTTTATTAGCATGGTAAAGGAAATCAACAAACAGTTTCCGGGCAAGGTGGACCAGTTTTTATATTACCTGGAAAGGCACATTGAGGTTGACGGCGACCACCACTCGCAGTTAGCTTACCAAATGACAGCCGAACTTTGCGGTGATGATGAAAATAAATGGGCAGAAGCCGAGCAGGCCGTTAAAGAAGCATTACAGCAACGCATTAACCTTTGGAACGGCATCTCAGAAGCTATTGGCACGTTAGTATAA
- a CDS encoding aminotransferase class IV gives MQPLFINYNGEFIAADSPVLTSANRAFKYGDGIFESMRVVKGQLMFADLHADRLQNGMKGLKIEGYSQLDDWFLKEKAADLAVRNKIKNGRVRLTVYRDSDGLYTPVQNKMGYCMEIEPYDNWHYELNTKGLIMDIFTEVPKPLNYLSNLKTCNSLPYVMAGIYKSQNKLDDAFLLNQNGFLCEAISSNIFVWYKNHLYTPALSEGCVSGVMRKVVIDLALKMDLPVTEAQINPNILYEADEVFLTNATRGIQWVMGYGVKRYFNRLSKSLIDELNKL, from the coding sequence ATGCAACCTCTGTTTATCAATTACAATGGCGAGTTTATAGCAGCAGACAGCCCTGTATTAACATCGGCTAACCGCGCTTTTAAATATGGCGATGGTATTTTTGAAAGTATGCGTGTGGTTAAAGGCCAGCTGATGTTTGCCGACCTGCACGCCGACCGCCTACAGAATGGCATGAAAGGCCTTAAAATAGAAGGCTACTCGCAGCTTGATGATTGGTTTTTGAAAGAAAAAGCCGCTGATCTTGCAGTACGCAACAAAATTAAAAACGGACGGGTAAGGCTTACCGTTTACCGCGATTCGGATGGTTTATATACCCCGGTTCAAAATAAAATGGGGTACTGCATGGAAATAGAACCCTATGATAACTGGCATTATGAGTTAAATACCAAAGGCCTGATCATGGATATTTTTACCGAAGTGCCTAAGCCTTTAAATTACCTGTCGAACTTAAAAACCTGCAATTCGCTGCCGTATGTAATGGCAGGTATCTATAAATCTCAAAATAAACTTGATGATGCTTTCCTGCTAAACCAAAATGGTTTTTTGTGCGAAGCCATTAGCTCAAACATATTTGTCTGGTACAAAAATCACCTTTATACACCCGCATTAAGCGAAGGTTGTGTGAGCGGTGTAATGCGTAAAGTAGTGATTGATCTTGCGCTTAAAATGGATTTACCCGTTACCGAAGCACAAATTAACCCTAACATATTGTACGAAGCTGACGAGGTGTTTTTAACCAATGCGACTCGTGGTATACAATGGGTAATGGGCTACGGCGTTAAACGTTACTTCAACCGGTTGAGCAAATCCCTTATTGATGAGTTGAACAAATTGTAG
- a CDS encoding RluA family pseudouridine synthase, whose protein sequence is MIQETDSYDNEEQDLYEHFRIVVDKGQSLLRIDKFLMHRIENATRNRIQNAIELGNVLVNQKTVKSSYKVKPNDIISVVLPHPPRDTEVYPENIPLNIVYEDDDVLVINKPAGMVVHPGYNNYTGTLVNGLVYHFQQLPQLPGNDGRPGLVHRIDKDTSGLLLISKNERSMTYLAKQFFDHTITRKYLALVWGDLTEDGTVTGYIGRSLNDRRVMAIYDSEEKGKWSVTHYKVLERLGYITLIECQLETGRTHQIRAHMKHIGHPLFSDATYGGDKILKGTVFGKYKQFVENCFEMMPRQALHAQTLGFVHPATKKYMHFEAPIPQDFESVLNKWRKYIAATSDQNA, encoded by the coding sequence ATGATACAGGAAACAGACTCATACGATAATGAAGAGCAGGATTTGTATGAGCACTTTCGGATTGTAGTAGATAAGGGGCAGTCGCTATTGCGGATTGACAAGTTTTTAATGCACCGCATTGAGAACGCTACCCGTAACCGTATACAGAATGCCATTGAGCTGGGTAACGTACTGGTTAATCAAAAAACTGTTAAGTCCAGCTATAAGGTAAAGCCTAATGATATTATCTCGGTGGTTTTACCGCATCCGCCGCGCGATACCGAGGTTTATCCTGAAAACATTCCGCTCAACATTGTTTATGAAGATGATGATGTACTGGTAATTAATAAGCCGGCAGGCATGGTGGTCCACCCAGGTTATAACAATTACACGGGCACCCTTGTAAACGGATTGGTATATCATTTTCAGCAATTGCCGCAACTGCCGGGTAATGATGGCCGCCCGGGCTTAGTGCATCGTATTGATAAGGATACGTCAGGCTTATTGCTGATCAGTAAGAATGAGCGTTCGATGACCTATCTGGCCAAACAATTTTTTGACCATACCATTACCCGCAAATATCTGGCCTTGGTTTGGGGCGATTTAACAGAAGACGGAACCGTAACCGGCTATATTGGCCGGAGTTTAAACGACCGCCGTGTAATGGCTATTTACGATAGTGAGGAGAAAGGCAAATGGTCTGTAACGCACTATAAAGTACTGGAGCGTTTAGGTTATATAACGCTGATAGAATGCCAGCTGGAAACCGGCCGCACGCACCAGATACGCGCCCACATGAAACACATAGGTCATCCTCTATTTAGTGATGCAACCTATGGTGGCGATAAAATTTTGAAAGGCACCGTTTTTGGCAAGTACAAGCAGTTTGTAGAAAACTGTTTTGAAATGATGCCCCGCCAGGCACTGCATGCGCAAACACTGGGCTTTGTGCATCCGGCTACCAAAAAATATATGCATTTTGAAGCGCCTATACCACAGGACTTTGAGTCTGTTTTAAACAAATGGCGAAAATATATTGCCGCTACATCAGATCAAAACGCTTAG
- a CDS encoding N-acyl homoserine lactonase family protein, whose amino-acid sequence MKALVKTVIALLLLFHCNLNAKDLPYKVYAVKFATSGYPFTAADWAKGGSKSEKVNITFSFWLIKSNNKKILVDAGFEYDIEDAKEFKLTSYTRPDSALLPLNIHPEDITDVIISHPHWDHIDGVNLFPKAHFWIQKDDYNYFVGKAWQKPLDIGGFAKRDVVKLVELNVSGRLTLVNGDNKEIFPGIHVYTGSKHTYGSQYVLVNSANRKIILASDNVWIYSNLEYMLPAAPGGTLDPVAYVNQMKRMKKMVPSDQYIIPGHDEQVYKRFPLIKDKIAELL is encoded by the coding sequence ATGAAAGCGCTTGTTAAAACGGTAATTGCTTTATTACTACTCTTCCATTGTAACTTAAATGCAAAAGACCTCCCTTATAAGGTTTATGCTGTAAAGTTTGCAACTTCAGGATATCCGTTTACGGCAGCCGATTGGGCTAAAGGTGGTTCAAAATCAGAAAAAGTCAACATCACTTTCTCCTTCTGGCTTATTAAGAGTAATAATAAAAAAATATTAGTTGATGCCGGGTTTGAGTATGATATTGAAGATGCCAAAGAGTTTAAATTAACATCTTATACAAGGCCGGATTCTGCTTTGTTACCGCTGAATATTCATCCCGAAGATATAACAGACGTAATCATCAGCCACCCGCACTGGGATCATATTGACGGTGTGAATTTATTTCCTAAAGCACACTTTTGGATACAAAAAGACGACTACAATTATTTTGTAGGCAAGGCATGGCAAAAGCCGCTTGATATTGGTGGTTTCGCCAAGCGCGATGTGGTAAAGCTTGTAGAATTGAATGTATCAGGGCGTTTAACGCTGGTAAATGGTGACAATAAAGAAATATTTCCGGGCATTCATGTTTACACCGGGTCAAAACATACTTATGGATCCCAGTATGTTCTGGTCAATTCTGCAAACAGAAAAATCATACTGGCATCAGACAATGTATGGATCTATTCAAATTTGGAGTACATGCTACCTGCCGCTCCGGGCGGCACGCTTGATCCGGTTGCCTATGTAAACCAGATGAAAAGAATGAAAAAGATGGTTCCAAGCGATCAATATATCATACCTGGGCATGATGAGCAGGTTTACAAACGATTTCCTCTTATTAAAGATAAAATCGCTGAATTATTGTAA
- a CDS encoding DUF6588 family protein, with translation MKKIFYLSLLGISFFTAKSVKAQSGFDQLIKSGPADATKLTDAYAKPLFKGLGLGTNSGWTNTAQTLGLLHFDVRFTATAAFAPSSDQSFNVTQIGLSNSVRPNNPNDVIAPTFSGNTKANGPLMNIYDDNGNKVSSFTMPSGQLKSVIPTPQLQVTVGLIHNTDVTLRALPKVNVSDDIGSVSMIGFGIKHNIMGDIFGSRTEKLIPFDLALAFNYNRLNYNKNLNVQPESGALPADAQQSNDFSNQHITGHLNSFLFEAIISKQILFFTPYLAVGYNTSKTNVALEGNYPITSGSILNQKFYTTYSNPVNIDERSINGVRADIGFQIKLPVVRFYASYGLAESYSMVNAGIGLGF, from the coding sequence ATGAAAAAAATCTTCTACTTATCCCTGTTGGGCATTTCGTTCTTTACTGCAAAAAGCGTAAAGGCACAAAGCGGTTTCGATCAGTTAATTAAATCGGGCCCTGCAGATGCTACCAAACTAACCGATGCCTATGCAAAGCCTCTTTTTAAAGGATTAGGTTTAGGCACAAACAGCGGATGGACCAATACCGCACAAACACTTGGGCTTTTACACTTTGATGTACGCTTTACTGCTACTGCGGCTTTTGCGCCATCGTCAGATCAATCTTTTAACGTTACACAGATCGGTTTATCAAACAGTGTAAGGCCAAACAACCCGAATGATGTTATTGCGCCCACCTTTAGCGGTAACACTAAAGCCAACGGCCCGTTAATGAATATTTACGATGATAACGGCAACAAAGTAAGCTCGTTCACCATGCCAAGCGGACAGTTGAAATCGGTAATACCCACACCGCAATTACAGGTAACTGTTGGATTGATCCATAATACCGATGTTACTTTAAGAGCATTGCCTAAAGTAAATGTAAGCGATGATATTGGTTCAGTATCCATGATCGGTTTTGGTATTAAGCACAATATTATGGGAGATATCTTCGGCTCGCGTACTGAGAAGCTGATTCCGTTTGATTTGGCACTGGCATTTAACTACAACAGGCTTAACTATAACAAAAACTTAAATGTACAGCCCGAAAGCGGTGCCTTGCCTGCGGATGCACAACAATCAAATGATTTTAGCAACCAGCACATAACCGGGCATTTAAATAGCTTTTTATTTGAAGCCATCATTTCTAAACAAATCTTATTTTTTACCCCTTACCTTGCAGTTGGTTACAATACTTCTAAAACTAATGTAGCGCTTGAGGGTAATTACCCGATAACAAGTGGCAGCATTTTAAACCAGAAATTTTATACTACTTACAGTAATCCTGTAAACATTGACGAACGCAGTATCAATGGTGTTCGCGCTGATATCGGCTTCCAGATCAAGCTGCCGGTGGTTCGTTTTTATGCTTCTTATGGCCTTGCCGAAAGTTACAGCATGGTAAACGCCGGCATAGGTTTAGGCTTTTAA
- a CDS encoding 1-aminocyclopropane-1-carboxylate deaminase/D-cysteine desulfhydrase, whose translation MVFDLEIFSPVQQIRHPLFDEKGLKVFVKRDDMIHPVISGNKWRKLKYLLAEANKGGENHLVTFGGAYSNHLLATSAAAATFGFKSTGFVRGEDIHNDSLMLCRMHGMELIFVDRESYRNKPALFDKHFGNDDNAFYIDEGGASEAAARGCSELMDELPQIFDHIFCACGTGTTAAGILNGIITHQLTTILHAVPVLKNGGFIGDEIRNYAIDPNANFELHLDYHFGGYAKTTPQLISFVKDFVAQTGILIEPVYTGKMFYALFDQVRKNMFKPGSSLLAIHTGGIMGLFGMRDKFNK comes from the coding sequence ATGGTATTTGATTTAGAAATTTTCAGCCCAGTTCAACAGATCAGGCACCCGCTATTTGATGAGAAGGGGCTGAAAGTTTTTGTAAAGCGCGATGATATGATTCACCCGGTGATATCGGGTAATAAATGGCGCAAACTTAAATACTTGCTTGCCGAAGCCAATAAAGGCGGCGAAAATCACCTGGTCACATTCGGCGGCGCCTATTCTAATCATCTGCTGGCCACTTCGGCTGCGGCAGCTACCTTTGGTTTTAAATCTACAGGCTTTGTACGAGGCGAAGATATCCACAACGATTCGTTAATGCTGTGCCGCATGCATGGCATGGAATTGATATTTGTTGACCGTGAAAGCTACCGCAATAAGCCAGCCCTGTTTGACAAGCATTTCGGTAATGATGATAATGCCTTTTATATTGACGAAGGTGGCGCATCTGAAGCCGCAGCCAGAGGTTGCAGCGAACTTATGGATGAGTTGCCCCAAATTTTTGATCATATTTTTTGCGCCTGCGGAACCGGCACTACAGCAGCTGGCATCCTGAATGGAATAATTACACATCAGTTGACCACCATTTTACACGCTGTGCCCGTTTTAAAAAATGGAGGCTTTATTGGCGATGAAATACGGAATTATGCCATTGACCCTAATGCAAATTTTGAACTGCACCTCGATTACCACTTTGGCGGCTACGCCAAAACTACTCCCCAACTGATCAGCTTTGTTAAAGATTTTGTTGCACAAACAGGTATTTTAATAGAGCCTGTTTACACCGGTAAAATGTTTTATGCCCTGTTTGATCAGGTCAGAAAAAATATGTTTAAACCCGGTAGCAGCCTTTTAGCTATTCACACCGGCGGTATAATGGGTTTATTTGGCATGCGCGACAAATTCAACAAATAA
- a CDS encoding MarR family winged helix-turn-helix transcriptional regulator: MNYYQSAGVLILGSRFRRLSEDFLLAVNNVYQQLNIGFEAGWFPAFYLLDHYKAISIKQLSEAMGSSHPAASQLVTALKKHGLVASVQHPDDARSQQISLTDKGKHLLKKVKPVWQAIQSVVERQTFSLEMAVLPMLSSLEENLTPKALTQQIINQLKHG; encoded by the coding sequence GTGAATTATTATCAAAGTGCCGGTGTGTTGATCTTAGGCAGCCGTTTCAGGCGGCTTAGCGAGGATTTTCTGTTAGCAGTAAATAATGTTTATCAGCAACTCAATATCGGTTTTGAAGCTGGATGGTTCCCTGCATTTTACCTGCTCGATCATTACAAAGCCATTTCCATTAAACAATTAAGCGAGGCAATGGGCAGCAGTCATCCCGCAGCAAGTCAGTTAGTTACTGCCCTGAAAAAACATGGTTTGGTGGCATCTGTACAACACCCTGATGATGCCAGATCCCAGCAAATAAGTCTTACAGATAAAGGCAAACACTTATTGAAGAAAGTAAAACCAGTATGGCAAGCAATACAATCAGTAGTTGAAAGGCAAACATTCTCTCTTGAAATGGCGGTATTGCCAATGTTATCCTCTTTAGAGGAGAACCTTACCCCCAAAGCACTTACGCAACAAATTATTAATCAGTTAAAACATGGATAA